Proteins found in one Tsukamurella paurometabola DSM 20162 genomic segment:
- a CDS encoding LysR family transcriptional regulator, giving the protein MADYTLRQLEYFVAVAEANSITRAAAAVHLSQSAMSTALADLEGALGVQLVVRHHAKGITLTPAGRELVVASRQLLASAADLRSAAQGLGSSLSGTLSVGCFQVVAPYVLPTLLSVASQKLPRLELRTTEVDLADLAEGVADGTFELGIGYDLVDDPRLKRWPLRTISPHVLVSGSHPLAQNASVHLSELADEPMALLDLPHSRDYFRRIFAAAGVEPNVRYRSTTVETCRALVGRGLAYTVLNFQSAVPMALDGHPVASVPIADASPALTMVLLNAVAAKPTRRATVVAELCRDLFGSEGA; this is encoded by the coding sequence GTGGCCGACTACACGCTCCGACAACTGGAATACTTCGTGGCCGTGGCGGAGGCCAACAGCATCACGCGTGCAGCGGCGGCGGTCCACCTGTCGCAATCGGCCATGTCCACTGCGTTGGCTGATCTCGAAGGCGCGCTCGGGGTACAACTGGTGGTCCGGCATCACGCCAAGGGCATCACCCTGACCCCGGCTGGACGCGAGTTGGTGGTCGCGAGCCGCCAATTGCTGGCCTCCGCAGCCGATCTCCGATCCGCAGCCCAAGGACTCGGCAGCTCGCTGAGCGGCACACTCTCGGTGGGGTGCTTCCAGGTAGTCGCGCCGTATGTGTTGCCGACGCTGTTGTCCGTGGCGTCACAGAAGCTTCCGAGACTGGAGCTGAGAACGACCGAGGTCGACCTCGCAGATCTCGCGGAGGGCGTAGCCGACGGGACGTTCGAGCTGGGAATCGGCTACGACCTGGTGGACGACCCCCGCCTCAAACGTTGGCCGCTTCGCACGATCTCTCCTCACGTCCTGGTATCAGGGTCACATCCGTTGGCCCAGAACGCCAGCGTGCACTTGTCGGAGCTCGCGGACGAGCCCATGGCACTGCTCGATCTGCCGCACAGCCGGGACTACTTCCGGCGCATCTTCGCTGCCGCAGGGGTCGAACCGAACGTCCGCTATCGGTCGACGACGGTCGAGACCTGCCGCGCCCTCGTAGGGCGTGGTCTGGCCTACACGGTTCTGAACTTCCAGTCGGCGGTTCCCATGGCCCTCGACGGACATCCCGTCGCAAGCGTTCCCATTGCGGATGCATCGCCAGCGCTGACGATGGTGCTGCTCAATGCGGTGGCGGCGAAACCCACCCGCCGAGCGACAGTCGTAGCCGAGCTCTGCAGGGACCTGTTCGGCAGCGAGGGGGCGTAG
- a CDS encoding APC family permease yields the protein MQQARLMVLAVLWMVPYGLVTAELGSAFPDEGGLYEWVRRAFGRLSGSIATVLYWSINPLWIGGSLAFISAEAWNTFISPLTVGTIGDFAFKTLFVCSSVWVTLLSMRRARLVFRVGTYLKLSLAALFLLTTVIYGISDGFNGFGSVSWSPTLMGFLGLVPLLLFSLVGFEVPSQAGGELQNPQRDVPRGIATGGIVGVLVYALPVFALLLVLPPDQITGIGGFMAAVHTVFAVYGPVAPILVKMAVIAFILSLGITGATWATAANRALAVAARDGAFFPYFGKFDQSTDTPRRVGGFTGAIALVFMSASVVFSSGDSAATFGVVLSITISTSLIAYLFVFPAAFRLRFSHAEVPRPYAVPGGRVAMALATGVATFWAALGAWVAVFPGTLEVVLGLDYDFLAQWGVSRTRFEAFAIGTLGILTVIAVAGYLVGRRDRAVRGGSIATDRS from the coding sequence GTGCAGCAGGCCCGGCTGATGGTTCTCGCGGTGCTGTGGATGGTGCCGTACGGGCTGGTGACAGCCGAACTCGGGAGCGCATTTCCGGACGAGGGTGGATTGTACGAGTGGGTTCGGCGGGCCTTCGGCAGGCTCTCCGGCTCTATCGCCACCGTCTTGTACTGGTCGATCAACCCGCTGTGGATCGGTGGATCACTCGCCTTCATCAGCGCGGAAGCATGGAACACGTTCATTTCACCACTGACGGTGGGGACGATCGGCGACTTCGCGTTCAAGACTCTGTTCGTCTGCTCTTCGGTGTGGGTGACGCTATTGTCCATGCGGCGTGCTCGGTTGGTGTTCAGAGTGGGGACGTATCTCAAGCTCAGTCTGGCGGCCCTCTTCCTCCTGACCACGGTCATCTACGGAATTAGCGACGGATTCAACGGATTCGGATCAGTCAGTTGGTCTCCGACCCTCATGGGTTTTCTGGGTTTGGTCCCCTTGTTGCTGTTCTCGCTGGTCGGGTTCGAGGTGCCGAGCCAGGCGGGCGGCGAGTTGCAGAACCCCCAGCGCGATGTTCCGCGCGGAATCGCGACCGGTGGGATCGTCGGGGTGCTGGTCTACGCACTACCGGTCTTCGCTCTGCTGCTGGTTCTTCCCCCCGACCAGATCACCGGAATCGGCGGGTTCATGGCCGCAGTGCACACCGTCTTCGCCGTATATGGTCCCGTGGCACCGATTTTGGTGAAGATGGCGGTTATCGCCTTCATCCTCAGTCTCGGGATCACCGGTGCCACATGGGCAACTGCGGCGAATCGTGCGCTCGCCGTGGCTGCTCGCGACGGCGCGTTCTTCCCGTACTTCGGCAAATTCGACCAATCCACGGATACGCCACGGAGAGTCGGGGGCTTCACCGGCGCGATCGCTCTGGTGTTCATGTCCGCGAGTGTGGTCTTCTCCAGCGGCGACAGCGCCGCCACGTTCGGAGTAGTCCTGAGTATCACCATCTCGACCTCCCTGATCGCGTACCTGTTCGTCTTTCCAGCGGCATTCCGACTGCGTTTCTCGCATGCCGAAGTACCACGTCCGTACGCCGTCCCTGGCGGGAGAGTCGCGATGGCACTGGCGACGGGAGTGGCCACCTTCTGGGCCGCTCTCGGTGCGTGGGTCGCGGTCTTCCCGGGCACACTCGAAGTCGTGCTCGGCCTTGACTACGACTTCCTGGCGCAGTGGGGTGTATCGCGAACGCGGTTCGAGGCCTTCGCCATCGGCACGCTGGGAATCCTGACAGTCATCGCGGTCGCTGGATACCTCGTGGGTCGTCGTGACCGCGCCGTCCGCGGCGGGTCGATCGCGACCGATCGTTCCTGA
- a CDS encoding aldehyde dehydrogenase family protein, whose protein sequence is MPEPSDVTSINWHERASTIKLPTTSFIDGRSTPALSRESFDVVNPATDQVLTAVSAGGADDIDAAVKAARRAFDDGRWNGLSPTERGERLIRFADLLLENIEELALLVTLEMGKVIRDSYTVEVPGAAAVFRYYGEVIDKIPGELPPTADGSVAMVRRIPVGVVGAVVPWNFPLDIAAWKVAPALAAGNSVVLKPAEESPLSALRMAEIATEAGIPDGVFNVVPGLGTTAGRALGVHPGVQCLAFTGSTEVGKKFLAYSAESNMKQVWLECGGKSPNIVFADYDDLDRAAEMTCFGIFGNQGEVCSANSRLLVQRTIAEEFLTKVVEQAATYRPGDPLDPDSITGAMVSEKHLDRVLAACSQAGSDGRTLLGGKRIEGPGYFMEPTVVVDLPLDAAAMTDEIFGPVLSVAVFDDEAEAVAIANDTAYGLAGSVWTSSLDRALRVSDALHAGTVSVNTVDALSPGTPFGGFGESGFGSDLSVHALDKFTGLKTTWIARHAR, encoded by the coding sequence ATGCCCGAACCTTCCGACGTCACCTCCATCAACTGGCACGAGCGAGCCTCAACGATCAAACTTCCGACCACCTCCTTCATCGACGGTCGTAGTACTCCAGCACTGTCGCGGGAGAGCTTCGATGTCGTCAACCCGGCCACTGACCAGGTGCTCACCGCCGTATCGGCGGGCGGCGCAGACGACATCGACGCGGCCGTGAAAGCCGCGCGGCGGGCGTTCGACGACGGGCGGTGGAATGGACTGAGCCCCACCGAACGCGGAGAGCGTCTCATCCGCTTCGCCGATCTCCTCCTCGAGAACATCGAAGAGCTTGCGCTCCTTGTCACATTGGAGATGGGGAAGGTCATCCGCGATTCCTACACGGTGGAGGTCCCCGGGGCGGCTGCCGTGTTCCGGTACTACGGCGAAGTGATCGACAAGATTCCAGGTGAGCTCCCACCCACGGCAGACGGTAGCGTCGCCATGGTTCGACGGATCCCGGTGGGTGTCGTCGGCGCCGTCGTGCCGTGGAACTTCCCGCTCGACATCGCTGCCTGGAAAGTCGCGCCGGCCCTGGCGGCCGGGAACTCGGTAGTGCTCAAACCGGCCGAGGAGTCGCCGTTGTCGGCACTGCGGATGGCCGAAATCGCCACGGAAGCAGGTATCCCCGACGGGGTCTTCAACGTGGTGCCCGGGCTGGGGACGACCGCGGGTCGCGCCCTCGGCGTGCATCCCGGCGTTCAGTGCTTGGCGTTCACCGGATCCACCGAAGTGGGAAAGAAGTTCCTCGCCTACAGCGCGGAATCCAACATGAAGCAGGTGTGGCTCGAATGCGGCGGCAAGAGCCCTAACATCGTCTTCGCCGATTACGACGATCTCGATCGAGCAGCGGAGATGACTTGCTTCGGCATCTTCGGCAATCAGGGAGAGGTGTGCTCCGCCAACAGTCGCCTGCTGGTCCAGCGCACTATCGCCGAGGAATTCCTCACGAAGGTGGTCGAGCAAGCCGCCACGTACCGCCCCGGCGATCCGCTTGATCCCGATTCGATCACCGGCGCCATGGTCTCCGAAAAGCACCTTGACCGTGTCCTCGCCGCCTGCTCGCAAGCAGGTTCCGATGGTCGAACACTACTGGGCGGGAAACGAATCGAAGGTCCAGGATACTTCATGGAGCCAACCGTGGTGGTCGATCTTCCCCTCGATGCAGCCGCCATGACCGATGAGATCTTCGGCCCGGTGCTATCGGTCGCAGTGTTCGACGACGAAGCAGAGGCGGTCGCGATCGCCAATGACACCGCGTACGGACTCGCTGGTTCGGTATGGACGTCGAGCCTCGATCGCGCGCTGAGAGTGTCGGATGCGCTCCACGCCGGCACGGTTTCGGTGAACACGGTCGATGCACTGTCCCCCGGCACCCCGTTCGGCGGATTCGGGGAGTCGGGATTCGGATCCGATCTCTCGGTGCACGCGCTCGACAAGTTCACCGGCCTGAAGACCACCTGGATCGCGCGGCACGCGCGCTAG
- a CDS encoding SDR family NAD(P)-dependent oxidoreductase, with protein sequence MDLRIDGRVFLVSGATRGIGAAVVRTLLAEGACVGGYARRVADEVDDSRQLIGAAEAADAGQVRAFVDRCAERFGRVDGVVANAGQGLIAGPDAPLDVWHDQFDQRITHAKNLIDAALPHMRRTDAPVIVLLNAVSAHHPDPEMAPVSAARAALASYAATLSHHLAPDRIRVVSVDLGMIDTDRQRARHTASQSPIEYDEWLVDEAVRRGIPWGRAGTRRRSPTSLAREEGGGRQRGVRCGEQDRFGTAADRMSKAASIRSGIGMLRFARSATPVRDPGCSST encoded by the coding sequence ATGGACCTCCGGATCGACGGCAGGGTGTTCCTGGTCTCCGGCGCTACCCGCGGCATCGGGGCGGCGGTGGTGCGAACGCTGCTCGCCGAAGGTGCGTGCGTCGGTGGCTATGCGCGCCGCGTCGCCGACGAGGTGGACGATTCGCGGCAGCTGATCGGGGCGGCCGAGGCCGCCGATGCCGGGCAGGTGCGCGCCTTCGTCGATCGCTGCGCGGAGCGGTTCGGCCGGGTCGACGGAGTGGTCGCGAACGCGGGACAGGGACTCATCGCCGGTCCCGACGCTCCGCTCGACGTGTGGCACGATCAGTTCGACCAGCGGATCACGCACGCCAAGAACCTGATCGATGCCGCACTGCCACACATGCGGCGCACGGACGCGCCCGTGATCGTGCTGCTCAATGCAGTGAGTGCACATCACCCTGATCCGGAGATGGCGCCGGTCAGCGCGGCCCGCGCCGCACTCGCGTCGTATGCGGCCACGCTGAGTCATCACCTCGCTCCGGACCGGATCCGGGTGGTGTCCGTCGACCTCGGAATGATCGACACCGACAGGCAACGCGCACGCCATACCGCTTCGCAGAGCCCGATCGAGTACGACGAGTGGCTCGTGGACGAAGCCGTGCGGCGTGGAATCCCCTGGGGGCGTGCGGGTACCCGACGGAGGTCGCCGACATCCCTCGCGCGCGAGGAAGGCGGGGGCCGTCAGCGAGGCGTGCGCTGTGGCGAACAGGACAGGTTCGGTACGGCAGCGGACAGGATGTCGAAGGCGGCGTCGATCCGGTCGGGAATCGGGATGTTGCGGTTCGCGAGAAGCGCGACGCCGGTTCGCGATCCCGGGTGCAGTAGCACGTAG